One part of the Candidatus Methylomirabilota bacterium genome encodes these proteins:
- a CDS encoding sigma-54 dependent transcriptional regulator, giving the protein MDAARILIVDDEPDMLESCSRILQRQGYACVTAGDGRAALDILERERPDLLLTDFKMPEMDGLELLRRAHELDPPLPVILLTGFATIESAVAAIKQGAFDYLPKDFSIEQLRVAVERGLRHRGLQVENRNLRDQLREVLGLDNIVGRSPAMAQVFELVKKAARSEANILVLGESGTGKELIARAIHANSPRARQPFVPVDCASLPEHLLESELFGHEKGAFTGAVRAKAGLVETAHHGTLFLDEIAELPAPLQVKLLRVLQERQIRRVGSTALVDVDVRVVSATNRDLKDAIARGQFREELYYRVNVIAIALPPLRERAGDVRLLARTFVKRFGQGRVTGLDDAAAEALDGYRWPGNVRELQNVIERACALADGPLITTRDLPEHVTRSSAPPAGPDAILGHAAMPAGTDLTLKAAKDRWMHALEGSYLRDLLARHEGNVSAAAKAAGIDRKTFHRLINKYALRS; this is encoded by the coding sequence ATGGACGCTGCCCGCATCCTGATCGTCGACGACGAGCCCGACATGCTGGAGAGCTGCTCTCGCATCCTTCAGCGGCAGGGCTACGCGTGCGTCACCGCGGGCGACGGCCGCGCCGCGCTGGACATCCTGGAGCGCGAGCGTCCCGACCTGCTCCTCACCGACTTCAAGATGCCCGAGATGGACGGCCTGGAGCTGCTGCGGCGCGCGCACGAGCTGGACCCCCCCCTGCCCGTCATCCTGCTCACCGGCTTCGCCACGATCGAGTCGGCGGTGGCCGCGATCAAGCAGGGCGCGTTCGACTATCTGCCCAAGGACTTCTCGATCGAGCAGCTGCGGGTGGCGGTGGAGCGCGGCCTCCGTCACCGCGGGCTGCAGGTGGAGAATCGCAACCTCCGCGACCAGCTGCGGGAGGTGCTCGGCCTCGACAACATCGTCGGACGCAGCCCCGCGATGGCCCAGGTCTTCGAGCTGGTCAAGAAGGCGGCCCGCTCGGAGGCCAACATCCTCGTGCTCGGCGAGTCCGGCACCGGCAAGGAGCTCATCGCCCGGGCCATCCACGCCAACAGCCCGCGCGCGCGTCAGCCCTTCGTCCCGGTGGACTGCGCCTCGCTGCCCGAGCACCTGCTCGAGTCCGAGCTGTTCGGACACGAGAAGGGCGCCTTCACCGGCGCGGTGCGGGCCAAGGCCGGCCTGGTGGAGACCGCGCACCACGGGACGCTGTTCCTCGACGAGATCGCCGAGCTGCCCGCGCCGCTGCAGGTCAAGCTGCTGCGCGTGCTGCAGGAGCGGCAGATCCGGCGGGTGGGGAGCACCGCGCTGGTCGACGTGGACGTCCGGGTGGTGTCGGCCACCAACCGGGATCTGAAGGACGCGATCGCGCGCGGGCAGTTCCGCGAGGAGCTCTACTATCGCGTCAACGTGATCGCGATCGCCCTGCCCCCGCTGCGCGAGCGGGCCGGCGACGTGCGGCTGCTCGCCCGCACCTTCGTGAAGCGGTTCGGTCAGGGACGCGTGACCGGCCTGGACGACGCGGCCGCCGAGGCCCTCGACGGCTACCGCTGGCCGGGCAACGTGCGCGAGCTGCAGAACGTGATCGAGCGCGCGTGCGCGCTGGCCGACGGCCCGCTGATCACCACCCGGGACCTGCCCGAGCACGTGACGCGGTCGTCCGCCCCGCCGGCCGGCCCGGACGCGATCCTGGGCCACGCCGCAATGCCCGCCGGCACCGACCTCACCCTCAAGGCGGCGAAGGACCGGTGGATGCACGCGCTCGAGGGCTCGTATCTCCGCGACCTGCTGGCCCGCCACGAGGGCAAC
- a CDS encoding PAS domain S-box protein, protein MAHNPAGMTAEIGITRDALLAAIVRSSDDGVVALGPDGRIVAWTTGAERLLGRREHDMLGQPLDLLPAGPRRDALAAAVGRARTDLTIERVEIEYAASGGRRLQLLLTIAPIHDAQGRPMGVSVVGRDITARALAEAALRRSEATSRAFLESASEGIVVTDPAGVIVTVNARTEAMFGYTRGELIGQPVERLIPTRMRTAHVGHREAYLATPRTRPMGLGLDLAGLRKDGVEFPVEVSLSQVGTDDGRRVIAFITDISERVAFQRAARQADKLAALGTLSAGIAHEINNPIGIITSRVEVMLLEADDHAMPEAIRSDLQVILRHARRVAGVTQALLSFARQSSGARRPVSLNRIAEDIVQIAGKDMSRASVEVSLRLAEHLPPIVADANAIGQVLLNLLTNARMAMPDGGRITVETAHLPETGAVRMTVQDTGSGIAREILPKIFDPFFTTKPEGTGLGLAISHGIVQDHGGTIDVRSEAGRGAAFILTFPLAGAVTG, encoded by the coding sequence TTGGCCCACAATCCGGCCGGCATGACCGCCGAGATCGGGATCACCCGGGACGCGCTGCTGGCCGCCATCGTGCGATCGTCCGACGATGGGGTGGTCGCGCTGGGACCGGACGGCCGTATCGTCGCGTGGACCACGGGTGCCGAGCGGCTGCTCGGTCGCCGCGAGCACGACATGCTCGGCCAGCCGCTGGATCTCCTCCCTGCGGGCCCCCGCCGCGACGCGCTGGCCGCGGCGGTGGGCCGCGCGCGGACCGATCTCACCATCGAGCGGGTCGAGATCGAGTACGCCGCCTCGGGCGGCCGACGCCTCCAGCTGCTCCTGACGATTGCGCCGATTCACGACGCGCAGGGCCGGCCGATGGGCGTCTCGGTGGTCGGCCGCGACATCACCGCGCGGGCGCTCGCCGAGGCGGCGCTCCGTCGCAGCGAGGCGACGTCCCGCGCGTTCCTGGAGAGCGCGTCCGAGGGCATCGTGGTCACCGACCCGGCCGGCGTCATCGTGACCGTCAACGCCCGGACCGAGGCGATGTTCGGCTACACCCGCGGCGAGCTGATCGGGCAGCCGGTGGAGCGGCTGATCCCCACCCGCATGCGGACCGCCCACGTCGGGCACCGGGAGGCCTACCTGGCGACGCCTCGAACGCGGCCGATGGGGCTGGGCCTCGATCTGGCCGGCCTCCGGAAGGACGGCGTCGAGTTTCCCGTCGAGGTGAGTCTGAGCCAGGTGGGCACCGACGACGGCCGCCGCGTCATCGCGTTCATCACCGACATCAGCGAGCGGGTCGCCTTTCAGCGGGCGGCTCGGCAGGCGGACAAGCTGGCCGCGCTGGGCACGCTCTCGGCCGGGATCGCGCACGAGATCAACAACCCGATCGGCATCATCACCTCCCGCGTCGAGGTCATGCTGCTCGAGGCCGACGATCACGCGATGCCGGAGGCGATCCGCAGCGACCTGCAGGTCATCCTGCGGCACGCGCGCCGCGTCGCCGGCGTGACCCAGGCGCTGCTCTCGTTCGCGCGCCAATCGTCGGGCGCGCGCCGCCCGGTGAGCCTGAACCGGATCGCGGAGGACATCGTCCAGATCGCCGGGAAGGACATGAGTCGCGCGAGCGTCGAGGTGTCGCTCCGGTTGGCCGAGCATCTGCCCCCCATCGTGGCCGACGCCAACGCCATCGGGCAGGTCCTGCTCAATCTCCTCACCAACGCGCGCATGGCGATGCCGGATGGCGGCCGGATCACCGTCGAGACCGCGCACCTCCCCGAGACGGGAGCGGTGCGCATGACCGTGCAGGATACCGGCTCGGGGATCGCGCGGGAGATCCTGCCGAAGATCTTCGATCCCTTCTTCACGACGAAACCCGAGGGCACCGGTCTCGGGCTCGCGATCAGCCACGGCATCGTCCAGGATCACGGCGGGACGATCGACGTGCGCTCCGAGGCGGGTCGGGGCGCGGCCTTCATTCTGACGTTTCCGCTCGCCGGCGCCGTCACGGGCTGA